From a region of the Helianthus annuus cultivar XRQ/B chromosome 5, HanXRQr2.0-SUNRISE, whole genome shotgun sequence genome:
- the LOC110944238 gene encoding aspartic proteinase CDR1, which yields MNTLIPLTLFLTISGSLSKPSHHDHGGFTVDLIHRDSPLSPLYNPTYSLTDRLHNAFHRSMSRAFRLSKTLGFASKMEADIFGIPGEYIMNIQIGTPPVQVLGIADTGSDLTWAQCEPCKNCYKQVGPPLLVPASSSTYHAQSCQSKACEALEDNLSCDSQNICQYKMSYGDRSYSTGDLAMDTFWFGQTSFKHVVFGCGHDNNATFNENISGIIGLGGGPLSIINQLNPVIQGKFSYCLISQFNDTTSNQTSKIHFGDGVNISGPSVVSTPLVKKAPSTYYYVTLESVSIGIRDLSYKQSISKSGVNEEGNIIVDSGTTLTYLPSEFYSYLSSGLANAIDGVTTKDPNGILELCYKDLYLSRVPTVTFRFTGADVVIPTVNMFLEVEEGVSCLTIVPSDDLAIFGNLLQVNFMVGFDLVNQKVSFMPTDCTKCTSL from the coding sequence ATGAACACCCTCATTCCTCTCACTCTCTTTCTAACCATTTCGggttctctctctaaacccagcCACCATGATCATGGAGGCTTTACTGTTGATCTTATTCATAGAGACTCCCCATTGTCCCCTCTATATAACCCGACCTATTCGCTAACTGACCGTCTTCACAATGCTTTTCATCGGTCTATGTCTCGGGCTTTTCGTCTTTCAAAAACGTTGGGTTTTGCTTCAAAGATGGAGGCGGATATATTTGGCATTCCGGGAGAATATATAATGAACATCCAAATCGGGACCCCACCTGTACAAGTTCTTGGAATTGCTGACACCGGGTCTGACCTCACATGGGCCCAGTGTGAACCCTGTAAGAATTGTTACAAGCAAGTGGGCCCACCTTTGCTTGTACCCGCTTCTTCATCCACTTATCATGCGCAATCATGCCAATCAAAAGCGTGTGAAGCCCTGGAAGACAACTTGTCATGTGACTCACAAAATATTTGTCAATACAAAATGTCGTATGGGGATAGGTCCTACTCAACAGGTGACCTTGCTATGGACACCTTTTGGTTCGGACAAACATCTTTCAAACATGTCGTGTTTGGGTGTGGCCATGATAATAACGCCACGTTTAATGAGAACATAAGTGGGATTATTGGTCTTGGTGGTGGCCCACTTTCTATTATCAACCAATTAAACCCGGTCATTCAAGGAAAGTTTTCCTATTGTTTGATCTCACAATTTAACGATACTACATCTAATCAAACAAGCAAAATTCACTTTGGTGATGGTGTTAATATCTCTGGGCCAAGTGTTGTTTCAACTCCCCTTGTTAAAAAAGCCCCTTCAACTTACTACTACGTTACATTGGAAAGCGTGTCGATCGGAATTAGAGACCTGTCATACAAGCAATCAATATCGAAAAGCGGGGTTAATGAAGAAGGTAACATTATCGTAGACTCGGGCACGACATTGACATATCTTCCTAGTGAATTCTATAGTTACTTGTCCTCGGGTCTAGCCAATGCCATTGATGGAGTCACCACAAAGGACCCAAACGGGATTCTTGAGCTTTGCTACAAGGATTTGTACTTGTCGCGTGTCCCGACGGTGACCTTCCGGTTCACTGGAGCTGATGTTGTGATCCCGACGGTTAACATGTTTTTGGAAGTTGAAGAGGGGGTGAGTTGCTTGACAATTGTACCCTCGGATGATTTGGCAATATTTG